In Rhododendron vialii isolate Sample 1 chromosome 9a, ASM3025357v1, the following are encoded in one genomic region:
- the LOC131301733 gene encoding zinc finger protein JAGGED-like, producing MRPEGNPLDLNNFPEDSTRDGKQVATEDTSSSAGYRRKKSGGKEGKEESGKVYECRFCSLKFCKSQALGGHMNRHRQERETETLNRARQLVFSNDNLAAQAHVLPHHLGGQAIPHGGYHQAGNIGDPALPFRPVYPTTRLFPGSPSTILPPPPPPPPHQASYMYTSPSYPAQYSPHGHHPANDYFLGHVLSGNNQYGSPNHNYAATAPRDSSYTCIGAPVGHAFPPGGSGGRGSDVAASSGGRGGGRDVSLQHLDPASNNRFQDGF from the exons AT GAGACCCGAGGGAAACCCACTGGATCTCAATAACTTTCCAGAGGATTCCACCCGAGATGGCAAACAGGTTGCTACTGAAGACACTTCTTCATCTGCTG ggTATAGGAGAAAGAAGAGCGGGGGGAAAGAAGGGAAAGAGGAGAGTGGGAAGGTGTACGAGTGTAGGTTTTGTTCCCTCAAGTTCTGCAAGTCTCAAGCCCTTGGGGGTCACATGAACCGCCATCGCCAAG AGAGGGAGACAGAAACTCTGAACCGAGCTCGTCAACTGGTCTTCAGTAACGATAACTTGGCCGCCCAAGCTCATGTGCTTCCTCATCATCTTGG TGGCCAAGCAATTCCACATGGAGGATATCATCAAGCAGGCAACATAGGTGATCCAGCACTACCTTTCAGACCAGTCTACCCCACGACAAGATTATTTCCAGGTTCTCCGTCCACCATCttaccaccaccgccgccgccgcctccacATCAGGCATCTTATAtgtacacatctccctcttacCCCGCGCAATACTCTCCCCACGGCCACCACCCGGCAAACGACTACTTCCTGGGCCACGTCCTCTCCGGCAACAACCAATACGGCTCGCCCAACCATAACTACGCCGCCACTGCCCCGCGGGACAGTAGTTACACTTGCATTGGTGCTCCCGTCGGACATGCATTCCCACCCGGTGGCAGCGGCGGACGAGGTTCGGATGTAGCGGCATCAAGCGGAGGAAGAGGTGGAGGTAGGGACGTGTCACTGCAACATTTGGATCCTGCATCGAACAATCGGTTTCAAGATGGGTTCTAA